One Frankia alni ACN14a DNA window includes the following coding sequences:
- a CDS encoding Gfo/Idh/MocA family protein: MRVLLAQRWADGFLDETPTAGQARVRPSVWITLVPVDDQFYVRSGGSRALAAYTREFGARAVARKTASRLRERDRNRRYVGVGLGTVEPAPFPGGEAPASPTAVPAPGSPVAFVAPCHPACMERVVLHRDLIRPVRAADVPRPVDPGARPGGATIVHRARPASPPPVVDDALVGWSPLAGIALDPAAVDRLVAWLAVEWRGARPDDRLLTGASPIATSTRRRPAPGAAPGSARRPTAALFGLGHYAKTQIVPHIGEHLDLIRVHELDPVQIGARRTDRWSWDTSPLPAEDDPADVLLIAGYHHTHAPLAHAALRRGSAAVVEKPLVTTEEDLEELAKLIDGGGRLFACFQRRHSPINAWLRTDLRLGEAREPMLYSAVVYEEPLPARHWYRWPASRTRLVSNGCHWIDHFLWLNDFAPVRRATVTSARTGTFTVYVELVNDAILSLVLTSAGGSRFGLREHTELRANGVTATIVDGARYSAEAGSRILRRRRVNRLDSYPAMYRGICERLVAGAPGENAREIRAVAELTLRLDTAAARQGPAC, from the coding sequence ATGAGGGTTCTCCTCGCGCAGCGCTGGGCCGACGGCTTCCTCGACGAGACCCCGACGGCCGGGCAGGCGCGCGTCCGTCCGTCCGTCTGGATCACCCTGGTCCCGGTGGACGACCAGTTCTACGTGCGGTCGGGCGGCTCCCGGGCGCTGGCCGCCTACACCCGCGAGTTCGGGGCTCGGGCGGTGGCTCGCAAGACCGCCAGCCGGCTGCGGGAACGCGACCGCAACCGGCGGTACGTGGGGGTCGGGCTGGGCACGGTCGAGCCGGCGCCGTTCCCGGGGGGCGAGGCGCCGGCGTCGCCGACGGCTGTCCCGGCGCCCGGCTCCCCCGTCGCCTTCGTCGCGCCCTGCCACCCGGCGTGCATGGAGCGGGTCGTCCTGCACCGCGACCTCATCCGCCCGGTCCGTGCGGCAGACGTCCCCCGACCGGTCGACCCCGGTGCCCGGCCGGGCGGGGCGACGATCGTCCACCGGGCCCGACCGGCGAGCCCGCCGCCGGTGGTCGACGACGCGCTGGTCGGCTGGTCGCCGTTGGCCGGGATCGCGCTGGACCCGGCGGCCGTCGACCGACTCGTGGCGTGGCTCGCGGTCGAGTGGCGCGGGGCCAGGCCGGACGACCGGCTGCTCACCGGCGCCAGCCCGATCGCGACCAGCACGCGGCGGCGCCCGGCACCCGGCGCCGCGCCGGGGTCCGCCCGCCGGCCCACCGCGGCCCTGTTCGGGCTCGGCCACTACGCCAAGACCCAGATCGTCCCGCACATCGGCGAACACCTCGACCTCATCCGGGTGCACGAACTCGATCCCGTGCAGATCGGCGCCCGGCGCACCGACCGGTGGTCCTGGGACACCTCGCCGCTGCCGGCCGAGGACGACCCGGCGGACGTCCTGCTGATCGCCGGCTACCACCACACCCATGCCCCGCTGGCCCACGCGGCGCTGCGCCGCGGCTCGGCGGCCGTCGTCGAGAAACCCCTGGTCACCACCGAGGAGGACCTCGAGGAGCTGGCGAAGCTCATCGACGGCGGCGGGCGTCTGTTCGCCTGCTTCCAGCGCCGCCACTCGCCGATCAACGCCTGGCTACGCACCGACCTCCGCCTCGGCGAGGCGCGCGAGCCGATGCTCTACAGCGCGGTGGTGTACGAGGAGCCGCTGCCCGCCCGGCACTGGTACCGCTGGCCGGCCTCGCGGACCCGGTTGGTGAGCAACGGCTGCCACTGGATCGACCACTTCCTGTGGCTCAACGACTTCGCCCCGGTGCGCCGCGCCACGGTCACCTCCGCCCGCACGGGTACCTTCACCGTGTACGTCGAGCTCGTGAACGACGCGATCCTCTCGCTCGTGCTGACCAGCGCCGGCGGCAGCCGCTTCGGCCTGCGTGAGCACACCGAACTGCGGGCCAACGGGGTGACGGCGACCATCGTCGACGGCGCCCGGTACAGCGCCGAGGCCGGGTCCCGGATCCTGCGCCGCCGCCGGGTGAACCGACTCGACAGCTACCCGGCGATGTACCGCGGGATCTGCGAGCGGCTCGTCGCGGGGGCGCCGGGCGAGAACGCCCGGGAGATCAGGGCGGTCGCCGAGCTGACGCTGCGGCTGGACACGGCGGCGGCCCGGCAGGGGCCGGCCTGTTGA
- a CDS encoding arsenate reductase/protein-tyrosine-phosphatase family protein: protein MSATGAGEPGRPWTVLMVCTGNLCRSPLAEHLAAARFGAAPGAAPVFHSAGVYAEPAAPMHPHAAALLRARGVDPGAFRTRPLTAELIGASDLVLCATRQHRSAVVALAPRALRRTFTVREFGRLTSGVRPADVPPGEPRLAGEHLAAAAWRVRASGRVVPASIDDLSDPLEGGREAFETCARLIDAALTAPLTLLAGACRAQPVGRAPAAG from the coding sequence ATGAGCGCCACCGGGGCGGGCGAGCCGGGCCGGCCGTGGACGGTGCTGATGGTCTGCACCGGCAATCTCTGCCGCTCGCCGCTGGCCGAGCACCTCGCCGCGGCCCGGTTCGGCGCGGCGCCCGGCGCGGCGCCCGTGTTCCACAGCGCCGGGGTGTACGCGGAACCGGCCGCGCCGATGCACCCGCACGCCGCGGCGCTGCTGCGCGCACGGGGCGTGGACCCCGGCGCGTTCCGCACCCGGCCGCTGACCGCGGAGCTGATCGGCGCCAGCGACCTGGTCCTGTGCGCGACCCGACAGCACCGCTCGGCGGTGGTCGCCCTCGCGCCGCGCGCCCTGCGCCGGACCTTCACCGTGCGCGAGTTCGGCCGGCTGACTTCCGGGGTGCGCCCCGCGGACGTGCCGCCGGGTGAGCCGCGGCTGGCCGGGGAGCACCTGGCCGCGGCCGCCTGGCGGGTCCGGGCCTCGGGCCGCGTCGTGCCGGCGTCGATCGACGACCTGTCCGACCCGCTCGAGGGCGGTCGGGAGGCGTTCGAGACCTGCGCGCGGCTGATCGACGCGGCGCTGACGGCTCCGCTGACACTGCTCGCCGGCGCCTGCCGCGCCCAACCGGTCGGACGGGCGCCGGCGGCGGGATGA
- a CDS encoding TylF/MycF family methyltransferase, with amino-acid sequence MTTTPTGTRDDLPDTTSRYLDLLRSTLTFSLWDGGDGSVWEPRGGARRILALAAERQGVEIVKRSSPDARDDGRDWPRLAHTMTGEHRMRNLQECTEQVIRDGVPGDLIETGVWRGGACILMRGVLAAYGVDDRTIWVADSFAGLPVPDPRYAADAGDRHHEHSALVVSVDQVRENFRRYGLLDDQVRFLPGWFRDTLPDAPIERLAVLRLDGDMYESTIDALGALYPKLSPGGYCIIDDYGAVPGCRAAVDDYRAAHGVSEPIIQVDWTGVYWRRGSAPRPA; translated from the coding sequence ATGACCACGACGCCGACCGGCACCCGCGACGACCTGCCCGACACCACGTCGCGGTACCTCGATCTCCTCCGGTCCACCCTCACCTTCTCCCTCTGGGACGGCGGGGACGGCAGCGTGTGGGAGCCGCGCGGCGGCGCCCGGCGCATCCTGGCCCTGGCCGCCGAGCGCCAGGGAGTGGAGATCGTGAAGAGATCCTCACCCGACGCCCGCGACGACGGGCGGGACTGGCCGAGACTCGCGCACACGATGACCGGCGAACATCGCATGCGCAACCTTCAGGAGTGCACCGAGCAGGTGATCCGCGACGGCGTCCCCGGCGATCTCATCGAGACCGGGGTGTGGCGGGGCGGGGCCTGCATCCTGATGCGCGGGGTGCTGGCCGCCTACGGGGTCGACGACCGCACGATCTGGGTCGCCGACTCCTTCGCCGGGCTGCCGGTGCCCGACCCGCGTTACGCGGCCGACGCCGGCGACCGCCACCACGAGCACTCCGCCCTCGTCGTCTCCGTCGACCAGGTGCGGGAGAACTTCCGCCGCTACGGCCTGCTCGACGACCAGGTCCGCTTCCTGCCGGGATGGTTTCGCGACACGCTGCCCGACGCGCCGATCGAACGCCTGGCGGTGCTGCGCCTGGACGGTGACATGTACGAGAGCACCATCGACGCGCTCGGCGCGCTGTACCCGAAGCTGTCCCCCGGCGGCTACTGCATCATCGACGACTACGGGGCGGTTCCCGGGTGTCGGGCAGCCGTGGACGACTACCGGGCCGCCCACGGCGTGTCCGAACCGATCATCCAGGTCGACTGGACGGGCGTGTACTGGCGTCGGGGCAGCGCGCCCCGTCCGGCATGA
- a CDS encoding lipopolysaccharide biosynthesis protein translates to MSRPDPPARLSRATVAVLAGNAATLVLGTATGALAARTLGPTGRGELLTLQTWAGMLAMVLSLGVSQALVTDDGDDDGLLGPLLAHAGVVAAAGGALFAATAAGALARRGDVHWDAVAVVGASCFAAATIVGSNAAGLAQRRGRMGGEFQLVRLVPAAATLGAFVLLATSGVGDPGRWMVALALTALVPPLGYHLLVLRPTRMSPTRMSPAGRGPRIGALLPRRAFVRSALAAYGTVVGAQLIYKLDMLLVTAFRAAHEVAFYGVAVAFATACSTICQATGMVVFSRLRSMVDPRARARTVRRAVLATLAIAAAVAGPVALLTPLGIRVVYGADFAPAATTTRILVLAAIPQSVDYLLIHVLLGFRSARTVLAVQVPVALATVLGLVVALRHTGLPGVAAVSGATYSASAAALYLACTRQLADPRQHAHTGQHAHTGQHAHTGQHAHTGQHAHTGQHAHTGQLTHAGQLGRTVPTDLAGRPHPAIPAPRTTIDPVTDLTGDPSPIQERR, encoded by the coding sequence GTGAGCCGTCCCGACCCGCCGGCCAGGTTGTCGCGCGCGACCGTCGCCGTACTCGCCGGCAACGCCGCCACCCTGGTACTGGGCACCGCCACCGGCGCCCTGGCCGCCCGGACGCTGGGACCGACCGGTCGCGGCGAGCTGCTCACCCTGCAGACCTGGGCCGGCATGCTCGCGATGGTGCTCAGTCTCGGGGTCTCGCAGGCGCTGGTCACCGACGACGGGGACGACGACGGCCTGCTCGGTCCCCTGCTCGCGCACGCGGGCGTCGTGGCGGCGGCCGGCGGCGCCCTGTTCGCCGCCACCGCGGCCGGCGCGCTCGCCCGCCGGGGCGACGTGCACTGGGACGCCGTCGCCGTGGTGGGCGCGAGCTGCTTCGCCGCCGCCACGATCGTCGGGTCGAACGCGGCGGGGCTCGCCCAGCGCCGCGGGCGGATGGGCGGCGAGTTCCAGCTCGTGCGGCTGGTTCCGGCGGCGGCGACGCTCGGCGCGTTCGTGCTGCTCGCCACGAGCGGGGTGGGTGATCCCGGCCGGTGGATGGTGGCGCTGGCCCTCACGGCGCTGGTGCCCCCGCTCGGCTACCACCTGCTCGTGCTCCGCCCCACCAGGATGAGCCCCACCAGGATGAGCCCGGCCGGGCGGGGTCCGCGGATCGGCGCGTTGCTGCCGCGGCGCGCCTTCGTGCGCAGCGCGCTGGCGGCCTACGGCACGGTCGTCGGCGCCCAGCTCATCTACAAGCTCGACATGCTGCTGGTCACGGCCTTCCGGGCGGCTCACGAGGTGGCGTTCTACGGGGTGGCGGTCGCCTTCGCCACCGCCTGCTCGACCATCTGCCAGGCGACGGGCATGGTGGTGTTCAGCCGGTTGCGCTCCATGGTCGACCCCCGGGCGCGGGCCCGCACGGTGCGCCGGGCGGTCCTGGCCACGCTCGCGATCGCCGCGGCCGTCGCCGGGCCGGTCGCGCTGCTCACTCCGCTCGGTATCCGGGTGGTGTACGGCGCCGACTTCGCCCCGGCGGCCACGACCACCCGGATCCTCGTCCTCGCCGCCATCCCCCAGTCGGTCGACTACCTGCTCATCCACGTGCTGCTCGGCTTCCGCTCGGCGCGCACGGTGCTCGCCGTGCAGGTGCCGGTGGCGCTGGCGACGGTGCTGGGGCTCGTCGTCGCGCTGCGCCACACAGGGTTGCCGGGGGTGGCCGCCGTCTCCGGCGCCACCTACAGCGCCTCCGCCGCCGCGCTCTACCTCGCCTGCACCCGCCAGCTCGCCGACCCCCGCCAGCACGCCCACACCGGCCAGCACGCCCACACCGGCCAGCACGCCCACACCGGCCAGCACGCCCACACCGGCCAGCACGCCCACACCGGCCAGCACGCCCACACCGGCCAGCTCACCCACGCCGGCCAGCTCGGCCGCACCGTCCCGACCGACCTCGCGGGCCGCCCGCATCCCGCGATCCCCGCGCCCCGCACCACCATCGACCCCGTCACCGACCTCACCGGCGATCCATCCCCCATCCAGGAGCGACGATGA
- a CDS encoding glycosyltransferase family 4 protein — translation MTSTSRPTTVAAVVPHPIQHFAPLYRAVGEGPVDLRVLFLSRAGLDRYFDRGFGAEMHWRPDITEGYQHEFVADLPLRPEWRQPVAGTRAAGRVWTALDRRGPDCVLVHGYRHVGSLAALAWARRRGVGALMMGDSELLGHRTSRVRAAKRLALPPLLGRVDAFLTVGDNNEDYLAHYGVPRERMFRTPYPTEQAALHKALTDRAAHRAAVRAELGIAPDAVVALCVGKMISRKRPLDVADALRIVARAPRRPDARELVVIMAGDGVLRPALDAAAAGLDGALRVVGFADQERLPRLYAASDLYVHPAQRDPHPLAVKDAVLCGLPVVVSDRVGSIGPTDDVRPGRNARIHPVGDVGALAGILDELRRRPDLLATMALESEKAVPDIDLDASIDGFHRAVAAVRRSERPR, via the coding sequence ATGACGTCCACCTCCCGGCCGACGACCGTCGCCGCTGTCGTGCCCCACCCGATCCAGCACTTCGCGCCGCTGTATCGGGCCGTCGGCGAGGGACCGGTGGACCTGCGGGTGCTGTTCCTGTCCCGCGCCGGCCTCGACCGCTACTTCGACCGGGGCTTCGGCGCCGAGATGCACTGGCGACCGGACATCACCGAGGGTTACCAGCACGAGTTCGTCGCCGATCTGCCGCTGCGACCGGAATGGCGCCAGCCGGTCGCCGGCACCCGGGCGGCGGGCCGGGTCTGGACGGCGCTCGACCGGCGGGGACCCGACTGCGTGCTGGTTCACGGCTACCGCCACGTCGGCTCGCTCGCGGCCCTCGCCTGGGCCCGCCGGCGCGGCGTCGGCGCCCTGATGATGGGCGACAGCGAGCTGCTCGGCCACCGTACGTCCCGCGTGCGCGCCGCCAAGCGGCTCGCCCTGCCGCCGCTGCTCGGCCGGGTCGACGCGTTTCTCACCGTCGGCGACAACAACGAGGACTATCTCGCCCACTACGGCGTCCCGCGGGAGCGGATGTTCCGCACGCCCTACCCCACCGAGCAGGCCGCGCTGCACAAGGCGCTGACCGATCGGGCCGCCCACCGCGCCGCCGTCCGCGCCGAACTCGGGATCGCCCCGGATGCGGTGGTCGCCCTGTGCGTCGGCAAGATGATCTCTCGGAAGCGCCCGCTGGACGTCGCCGACGCCCTGCGGATCGTCGCCCGCGCCCCTCGCCGGCCCGACGCCCGGGAACTCGTCGTGATCATGGCGGGCGACGGGGTGCTGCGGCCCGCCTTGGATGCGGCGGCCGCCGGTCTCGACGGCGCGCTGCGCGTGGTGGGCTTCGCCGACCAGGAGCGCCTGCCCCGCCTGTACGCCGCCAGCGACCTGTACGTGCATCCGGCGCAGCGCGATCCGCATCCGCTGGCCGTGAAGGACGCGGTGCTGTGCGGACTGCCGGTGGTGGTCAGCGACCGGGTCGGGTCGATCGGCCCGACCGACGACGTGCGCCCCGGCCGCAACGCCCGGATCCACCCCGTCGGTGATGTCGGCGCGCTCGCCGGCATCCTCGACGAGCTGCGCCGCCGGCCGGACCTGCTCGCCACGATGGCGTTGGAGTCGGAGAAGGCGGTGCCGGACATCGACCTCGACGCCTCGATCGACGGGTTCCACCGTGCGGTCGCCGCCGTGCGCCGCTCGGAGCGGCCGCGGTGA
- a CDS encoding UDP-glucuronic acid decarboxylase family protein produces MRVVVAGGAGFLGSHLCERLLAGGAEVICVDNFLTGRPENVDPLRALDGFRMLRRDVTGPVDVAGPVDTVVHLASPASPVDYRALPLETLAVGAWGTRRLLELARRKGARFVLASTSEVYGDPQVHPQPEGYWGHVNPVGPRSMYDEAKRFAEALTTAHRATHGTRTGIVRIFNTYGPRMRADDGRVVPTFITQALRGRPVTVAGDGSQTRSLCYVDDLVDGLVRMLDAEHPGPVNLGSPRELSVLELARLVVGLCGEQVPIVFVPRPPDDPSVRRPDVTLADEVLDWRPAVDLADGLARTVGWFRERAAGPPPTLVPRQSGAPRSWAGGG; encoded by the coding sequence ATGCGTGTCGTCGTCGCCGGGGGAGCGGGCTTCCTCGGTAGTCATCTCTGTGAGCGACTCCTGGCCGGCGGGGCCGAGGTGATCTGCGTCGACAACTTCCTCACCGGCCGGCCGGAGAACGTCGACCCGCTGCGGGCGCTGGACGGCTTCCGGATGCTGCGCCGCGACGTCACCGGACCCGTCGACGTGGCCGGGCCGGTCGACACGGTGGTGCACCTGGCCTCCCCGGCCTCACCGGTGGACTACCGGGCGCTGCCGCTGGAGACGCTCGCGGTGGGTGCCTGGGGCACCCGCCGGCTGCTGGAGCTCGCCCGGCGCAAGGGGGCCCGGTTCGTGCTGGCGTCCACCTCCGAGGTGTACGGCGACCCGCAGGTGCACCCGCAGCCCGAGGGGTACTGGGGCCACGTCAACCCGGTGGGCCCGCGCAGCATGTACGACGAGGCCAAGCGCTTCGCCGAGGCGTTGACCACCGCGCACCGTGCCACCCACGGCACGCGCACCGGCATCGTGCGGATCTTCAACACGTACGGCCCCCGGATGCGCGCGGACGACGGCCGCGTGGTGCCGACCTTCATCACCCAGGCCCTGCGCGGCCGGCCGGTGACCGTGGCCGGCGACGGCTCGCAGACCCGCTCGCTGTGCTACGTCGACGATCTTGTGGACGGGCTGGTCCGGATGCTCGACGCCGAGCATCCGGGGCCGGTGAACCTCGGCAGCCCGCGGGAGCTGTCGGTGTTGGAGCTCGCCCGGTTGGTCGTGGGGCTGTGCGGCGAGCAGGTGCCGATCGTCTTCGTCCCGCGGCCCCCGGACGATCCCAGCGTGCGCCGGCCCGACGTCACCCTGGCCGATGAGGTGCTCGACTGGCGGCCCGCGGTGGACCTGGCGGACGGGTTGGCCCGGACCGTCGGCTGGTTCCGGGAGCGGGCCGCCGGGCCGCCACCGACCCTCGTGCCGCGCCAGAGCGGGGCGCCGCGATCCTGGGCGGGCGGCGGCTGA
- a CDS encoding FkbM family methyltransferase, producing MTFAVSRTAATTGPGAGGTAGGPLRWRAAGRLAAALPDVRGRDRVTGWVRGTPRFTGPVHGRLTNGMAFELADCCDGSARDLVELCYRPPALAAVFDTVLRPGDCCYDVGANIGVYTLWAAGAVGRTGEVHAFEPVPEPRAVLAALAARNGLSQVRPTAWAVGATTGTVGLRRHPGASGLTHQVPAGDTAELTVPTTTLDQHATRHRPPDLIKIDVEGFELEVLLGATELLRARRPAVLLEMLPSHLARRGGRAQGELVGVLAAAGYRLFNLTRRGLAGQGEFSANVLALHPGWARFDPVVAALRRTPFPRNQTT from the coding sequence ATGACCTTTGCTGTTTCCCGGACTGCGGCAACCACCGGTCCGGGCGCGGGCGGAACCGCGGGCGGGCCGCTGCGCTGGCGCGCGGCCGGGCGGCTGGCCGCGGCGCTGCCCGATGTCCGCGGGCGCGACCGGGTGACCGGCTGGGTGCGCGGAACCCCCCGCTTCACCGGACCGGTGCACGGCCGGCTGACCAACGGCATGGCCTTCGAGCTGGCGGACTGCTGCGACGGGTCCGCCCGCGACCTGGTCGAGCTGTGCTACCGGCCGCCGGCCCTGGCCGCGGTCTTCGACACCGTCCTGCGCCCGGGCGACTGCTGCTATGACGTCGGCGCCAACATCGGCGTCTACACGCTCTGGGCGGCGGGCGCGGTCGGGCGGACGGGGGAGGTCCACGCCTTCGAACCGGTGCCCGAGCCGCGCGCGGTCCTCGCCGCGCTGGCCGCCCGCAACGGGCTGAGTCAGGTGCGCCCGACGGCGTGGGCGGTCGGTGCCACCACCGGGACCGTCGGGCTGCGCCGGCATCCCGGCGCCTCGGGGCTGACCCACCAGGTCCCGGCGGGCGACACGGCCGAGCTCACGGTGCCGACGACGACGCTCGACCAGCACGCGACCCGTCACCGGCCGCCCGACCTGATCAAGATCGACGTGGAGGGGTTCGAGCTCGAGGTGCTCCTCGGCGCCACGGAGCTGCTGCGCGCGCGGCGCCCCGCGGTGCTGCTGGAGATGCTGCCGAGCCACCTCGCCCGCCGCGGTGGCCGGGCGCAGGGCGAGCTGGTCGGCGTGCTGGCCGCGGCCGGTTATCGCCTGTTCAACCTGACCCGCCGGGGACTCGCCGGCCAGGGGGAGTTCTCCGCGAACGTGCTCGCGCTGCATCCCGGCTGGGCCCGGTTCGACCCCGTGGTCGCGGCCCTGCGCCGCACGCCGTTTCCCCGCAACCAGACGACATGA